A region of the Desulfobacter postgatei 2ac9 genome:
AATAGCGACAAAACTTAAAACTATGCCATAATTATAGCCATGCTTCTCTGCTGTCTATTTGATATTAATCATTGTTTTAACCGCATTCATGGCTTTGATACGGATCGCTTCTTCGACCACCACCCTTCCTGACATTTTTTCAAGACAGTTCCAAATGTCCTGCAATTGCGTTTTTTTCATGTCCGGGCATACCAGTTGATCTGATACGGGAAAAAATTTTTTTTCAGGGAGTGCCTTTGAAATGGCGTGGATCAAGCCTATTTCTGTGCCCAGGATGAACTGGTCTGCCGAGCTTTCACCGGCAAACCGGATCATTCCCGATGTGGACTGGATGCTGTCGGCAAGTTCAAGCACATCGGGGCGGCACTCCGGATGGACCACGAACAGGGCTTTGGGGTGGGCGGCTTTTGATGCCTTGACCGCTTCAATACTTAAATCGTTGTGAAAGGGACAGTAGCCGTCCCATAAATGGATCTTTTTGTCGGTATTAGCCGCGGCATACCGGGCCAGGTTACGGTCCGGTGTCATGAGTACTTCTTTTTCTTTTAATGCGTTCACCACCTTGATCACATTGGCGGAGGTGCAGCAGATATCTGAGACCGCCTTTACTGCGGCAGATGAGTTGACGTAGGTGATGACAGGGATGCCGCCAAGGTCGCCCTTGCGCCTGACCAGCGCCTCGGGAGTCACCATGTCTGCCATGGGACACCCGGCCTCGGGGTTGGGCATCAGCACTATTTTGTCCGGGCACAGGATGGCTGCGGTTTCAGCCATAAAGCGGACCCCGCAGCAAATAATAATGTCCGCGTCCGTGGCAGCCGCCTTTATGCTCATCTCAAGGGAATCGCCGCACAGATCCGCTACGTCTTGGATCGGGGCAGACTGGTAATTATGGGCCAGGATAATGGCCTTTTTTGCCTTGGCCAGGTCCCGGATTTTCTGGTGGAGTGTAGAATTTTTAGTCGTCATTTTATATTAAAACTTCAATACGTAGTTAAATTACTTTGATGTTTTGTTGTAGGTTGAGTCTGGGTGTAGATAGGCCAGGCAGCCCATGGCTGTTAGTCCATTTCGATAATTTCAGTCCCCGGCAGGGGGGTAAATTCAAATATCTGTTCGTCAAAGGTACTGAACTGGATATTGGTAAATATGAATTTGGTGATATCTCCGTAAATATTTTCAGTTTCAACCACAGGAATTTCATACCCTGGAAGATTTACTGTGATACGTATTTTTGCAAGCTCCGGGGTTTCCTTTTTAGGCGTCAGCACAAGCTGTGCAAAGTTTTTTCCCGATTTGCCCGGTTCAACGGTAAATTCTTTCCTGATTTTGTGAATATCTGCCAGAAAGGCGCCGCCGGAGCCGGATTGGAAAAACGGGGCGGCATCTCCGATCATCACCTGGTTTTCTTCGGGACGGTAAATCCACAGATTTTTTCCATTGGTGATGATTTCATGGTTGTCTGAACTGTCGTATACCCATTTCATTTTCCCCGGATGGCTGAACCAGGCCCTGCCTTTGGCAATTTCAGTCACATCCAGGGCCGTCAGACGGGATGCCTGTTCAAAGTCGGCAATAAAGCTTTTGTTGGCGTATTTTGCTTCAATGCCGGAGACGATTTTGGCGGTTTGGGCATCAAGGGACTGGGCTGCATTGCAGGGCACGGTTACCAGTAACATGGAGATAAAAATCGTCATTGCGCATGGGGTAAGACGCGTGAGCATATATTTCATTTTGGTATTCCTTTATTTGAGCAGTAGATCCATGGATTTACGTTTGTCTTCCGCATAAATTCTTCGCAGTCTCGGCTTTTCTATTTTACCGGTGGGGTTTCTGGGTACATCGCCGAAAAATATTTTTTTCAGTTGCTTGTACCTGGGAAGCTTGCTCTGGAAATCAAGAACATCCTGTTCGCACATCATGGTATTGGGCTTAAGGCTGATAATTCCGGTAGGGATCTCTCCTAAACGTTCGTCTGGCACACCGATTACCGCAATATCCCGGATTTTTTCATGTTTGAGAAAGAAATTTTCAATTTCCACAGGAAAAATGTTTTCCCCGCCATAGATGATCACATCCTTTTTGCGGTCCACAAGCCAGATAAATCCGTCTTTGTCGTACCTGGCCATGTCCCCTGTAAACAACCAGCCGTCTTTTATGGTTTTGGCCGTGGCTTCCGGGTCTTTGTAGTACGCTTTCATCACCCCGGGGCCTTTGACAATAAGCTCTCCGGTTTCACCAAAGGGCAGTTGGCTGCCCTGCTTGTCTACAATTCGGGCTTGCCATCCATATCCGGGAAGGCCGACGGGGCCGATACGGTCCGCATTTTCCACGCCTAAATGGACACATCCGGGGCCTGATGATTCGGTTAATCCGTAATTGGTGTCGTAATCCTGACCCGGGAAATGTTTGCGCCAGTTCAGGATCAGGCTTGGGGGCACGGGCTGGGCCCCGATGTGCATGAGGCGCCACTGGGAAAGGTTGTAGTCGGCTGGTTTGATTTGCCCACTGTCAATGGCAATGACAATGTCATGGGCCCAGGGCACGAGCAGCCACACAATGGTGCACTTTTCTTCGGAGACTGCCTCAATGATCCATTCCGACTTGACGCCGTTGAGCAGGACGCATTTCCCTCCCACCAGAAAAGAACCCATCCAGTGCATTTTGGCACCGGTATGGTAAAGGGGCGGGATACACAGGAATACATCATCATGGGTTTGGCGGTGGTGGTCATTTTCCACGTCACATGCATGCCTCAAGGCCCTGTGGGTGTGCAGAACCGCCTTGGGGGTGCCGGTGGTACCGGAGGTGAAATACAGGGCAGCATCGTCTTCAGGGGTTATTTCCACGTCCGGAGGTGTGAGCCTGTCCGCCTCACAGATAAATTGTTTAAAAGAACAGGCCCAGTCCGGGCAATCGTTTTCCGGCTCTGTATATATCCACAATTCCACAAATTGGGATAATTCCTGCCTGATTTCTTCCAGCCGGTCCACAAATTCCGGTCCGAAAATAAAAATCTTGGCTTCTGCGGTTACGGTGCACAAACGGATTTTGTCTGATTCAAACCTGAAATTCAGGGGAACGATCCAGGCCCCGGTATATAATACACCGAAATAGATGGGCAGCCATTCGAGGCAATTGGTCATCAGCTGGACCACTTTATCCCCTTTTTTAACGCCCTTTGCCTGCAGGGCATTGGCTGTCTGAACGCTTTGCCCGTAAAAGTCGGACCAGGTGATTTGTGTTCGCCGGCCTGTGGCCGGGGTTCGTTCAATTAATGCTGCTTTTTCCGGATAAAGAGCGTTGTTCTGCCGGAGGATATCAGTAATTATCATGTATAAATGAGTTTAAATAATTTTTTAAAGTTAATTTACCCTGTAAATAAAAATCCTGCCGGGTCAATATAGATTACGGCAGGATTATATTCAACATCAAAAGCCCCTCCTCAATCAGCAATTATAATTCGGGGCGGGACCTATCGAGCATTGTTATTTATCTTTTTTGACCTCTTCAAAATCCGCATCAACTACATCATCATCGTCACTGGTAGATCCGGCATTCGTACCGGCGGCTTGTCCGGCCTGGCTGTCTGTCTGCGCCTGCTGGTACATGACTTCGGCCAGCTTGTGGGAGGCCTGGGACAGGGTTTCGATTTTGGCCTTGATATCCTCAAGGTTGTCGGAGTCTTTGGCCTGCTTCAGCGCCTCGGCCGCGTCCTCAATGGATTTTCTGGTGGCTTCATCGACTTTGCTCCCGTGTTCTTTCAGGGTTTTTTTGGTTTGGTCCACCAAGGCTTCTGCCTGGTTTTTTGTATCCACCAGTTCTCGTTTCTTTTTATCTTCGTCAGCGTGCAGTTCAGCATCTTTAACCATGCGCTGGATTTCATCCTCGCTTAAGCCGGAGGCTGCGGTAATCTGGATGGACTGCTCCTTGCCTGTGGCCTTGTCTTTGGCAGATACATGAACAATACCGTTGGCATCAATGTCAAAAGTTACCTCAATCTGGGGAACGCCTCTGGGTGCAGGGGGGATGTCGGATAGTTCAAACTGACCCAAGGTCTTATTGTCTGCGGCCATCTGTCGTTCGCCCTGGAGTACGTGAATGGAGACGGCCGGCTGGTTGTCGGCTGCCGTGGAAAATACCTGGCTCTTTTTGGTGGGAACGGTAGTGTTCTTTTCGATCAGCCGGGTCATCACGCCGCCAAGGGTCTCAATGCCCAGGGAAAGGGGGGTGACATCCAGCAGAAGCACGTCGTTGACATCACCCTGGAGCACGCCGGCCTGGACTGCGGCACCCATGGCAACCACCTCATCCGGGTTAACACCCTTATGGGGTTTTTTGCCGAATATTTTTTCAACGCGTTCCTGAACCGCAGGCATACGGGTCATGCCGCCAACCAGAACCACCTCATCCACATCGCCGGGTTTCATGTGTGCGTCTTTCAGCGCTGTTTTACAGGGCATTTCCAGTTTGTCTAAGAGATCGGATACAAGGGACTCCAGTTTCGCTCTGGTCAGTTTAATATCCAGATGCTTGGGGCCGGATGCGTCCGCTGTAATAAAAGGCAGGTTAATGCTGGTTTCCGTGGAGGTTGATAACTCCATTTTTGCCTTTTCAGCAGCCTCTTTCAGCCGCTGAAGGGCCATTTTATCGTTTCTCAGGTCAATGCCCTGGTCTTTTTTGAACTCACTTGCCAGATAATCAATGATCCGCAGGTCAAAGTCTTCGCCGCCCAGGTGCGTATCACCGTGGGTGGATTTTACTTCAAAAACCCCGTCGCCGATTTCAAGGACAGAGACGTCGAATGTACCTCCGCCAAGGTCAAAAACAGCGATTTTTTCCTCACCTTTTTTATCTAGGCCATAGGCCAGGGACGCGGCTGTGGGTTCATTGATAATACGTTTGACTTCCAGGCCTGCGATTTTACCGGCATCCTTGGTTGCCTGACGCTGGCTGTCGTTAAAGTAGGCCGGGACAGTAATAACGGCCTCGGTTACGGCCTCTCCAAGGTAATCCTCGGCAGTTTTCTTGATATTGGCAAGAATAAACGAGGAAATTTCGGCAGGGCTGTACTGCTTGCCCCTGATGTTGATCCGAGTATCGCCGTTGGCGGCTGCCTCTATTATATATGGCAGTATGGGAATGTCATTCTGGACTTCCTTTGAGTTGAATTTCCTGCCGATGAGACGTTTTACACCGAAAATTGTATTTTCCGGGTTTGTTACGGCCTGGCGCTTGGCAGTCTGGCCTACAATACGCTCCCCGCTTTCAGTGACAGCCACAATGGACGGTGTTGTTCTGCCGCCTTCGGCATTGGTAATAATTTTTACCTCTCCACCGGGTTCCATAACCGCGACACATGAATTGGTTGTGCCAAGGTCGATTCCAATAATTTTACCCATAACAATTCCTTTCTAAATATCTTTATTCTTCTTCAGTAGGTTCTTGAGTCTGCGTTTCAACTCTTTTTGAGACAACCACCATGGCTGGTCTGAGCAGTCTGTCATGCAGCAGATATCCTTTTTGCAGGACATCGGTGACGGTATTGTCCGGAACATCATTATTCTGTGCATGGGTGACGGCCTGATGAAAATTGGGGTCAAAGGGTTGATTTTCTGCCTCAACCGGCTTTACGCTGAAGGATTCAAACAGCTTGAGGAGTTCTTTGTGCGTCAGTTTTACGCCTTCAAGCAGGCTGGTTTCCTCCACGGCATCCGTTGCCGAGCCAATGGCCCTCTCAAGGTTATCCACCACTGAGAGAAGCTGTCTAAAAACGGTTTCATTGGCAAATTTCTTGAAATCATCAATTTCTCTTTGCTTGCGTTTCTTGAAATTTTCAAATTCAGCAGATAATCTGAGCACCTTATCTTTTTCCGCATTTAATTGATCTTCAACCCCTTTGTGATCATCCTTTCCTTCCGGGTTATTTCCTTCATCGGAATTTTTTTGCTCGTCTGTCTCAGGAGTATCCGGGGAATCTGTTTTTTCCTCTTTCCCGTCAGCTTTGTTTTTATTCTCTTTGAGTACCAATGTATTTGCTCCAAAATCCCTTATTTTAAGTGTTTAAAAGTTAATTGAATGATAAATTATGGCTGAAAAATAAGTCTGTTTGAAAACATGTCAAGATATAAAAGGGAGGTAAAAAAAGAAAACCCGGCTGACCAAATAGGACGGATAATTGCGTGACCGGGATCGATCCACGACACTGAAGGTATCACTTATCGCTGCTTCCTTCCGGACCTGACGAGGTTCATGGCCTTCGGTTACGAGGCGACCGATCAGAATTATCCGCCCGACTTGATCAGTCGGGAAGTTTTATTTTATACGTGGTTTTAAATTAAAATTCAAGGTGAAAATAAATGTGAAATTTTTAATTGGTTTTAAATTTGAAGATAATTTTTGGATTTGAACAAAAATAGATTTTAAGTTAGTATGTAAATTTAAGTCAACTTCGTCATTTTAAAAGGAGAGAAAGATGAGTGAAATAGTCAATAGCGCGGACCAGACTATAGTGAAGCCCGGCGAAGATGTGGTGGCGTCCATGGCTGAAGCTTTTAAGGGGGAACTGCTTTCCGCCGTCGATTCCTCCCAGGGTACTTTGGTTATTGATCTTGACGGCGTGAACATGGTCGATTCCGTTGGTATTGGCGTGATTATTGCTGCCCATAATTCCCTGAGCCATTCCAATCGTAAGTTAAAGGTCATCAATGTTGCACAGGATATTTACGGTCTATTTTCAACCATGAGGCTGAACCGCCGTTTTACCGTGGAAGCGGCTTAATAGTCTCAAAGGCAGGATAGCTCAATGCGTTTTTTTTTGATCCCTTTTCTGGTTTCTCTCATGGCTGTATTGACTGCCTGTAACAGCGAGGACGACAATTACTCCGGTGTCGGTAAGCTCATCGCTGATAGAAATAAGATGCGCTATCAGCTGGCTGAAGAAACAGGAAACAATAAAGGCAAAACAGAAGCATCGAATCAAAGCATTGATTCTGTCTCCAAAGATGCTTCAGAGAGGCTTGCCCGTAAAAAAGAATTATTAACGAACGGATTGGATGAAAAACAAATCGTTATCGTTGACTCCTCCTCCGGAGAACCCCTTGGTCAAGGGGTTGCTTATGTAAACCAAAAAGGCGAAATTATAAAAATTAAATTATCCAATTAATAAATGCGGATGTTTCTGTATTGGTCAGACCTGCGTCAGCTTCTTTCCGAGGTTTTCGATTCCGGTGTTGGCTTCACAACTGCTTTCAACAATTTTTTTTTCAAACATGTCAAGGTCTTCGATGGCTATCCCCAGATCATTGAGCCGGTGTTCCTTATTCACGCCGTTGGTATAAATTCTCTTGTTTTGAACCTAAATGTCTGACATTAAATAGGGGCCGGATTTTAACCGTCTCAAATCATAGGAGTGTGCTTATGCTGTCAGAACTTTTCAGTCCCATCCGAATCCAGCACATGGAAGTGAAAAATCGGCTGCTTATGTCGGCCATGAGTATTAATTTCGGCGTGGATGAGAATTGCCATGTCACGGACCAGCTTACGGAATACTTCGCGACCCGGGCCAAAGGCGGTGTCGGCATGATACTTGTGGGCGGTGGCGGGGTTCACCCCAGCGGCCAGGAACTGCCGGATCTTCCCCAGATGTATGAAGATTCTTGTATTCCTTCCCTGAAAAGAATGGTGAACCGGATTAAGGAATATGATGTCTGTTTCGGGGTTCAGTTGCTTCACGGCGGCCGGCAGTCCTATCTGCCGGAAAAAGTGGCACCTTCGGCTATACCGGCGCCTGCCGTGGTTAAGGGCCCCGTTCGTGCCCTGGAAATAGAGGAGATAAAAAACCTTGCCATTTGCTTTGGACAGGCGGCCCGGCGGTGTCGGGAGGCCGGGTTTGATTTTATAGAATTGCACGGTGCCCATGGATATCTGATCAACCAGTTCCTGGCACCAAATTCCAATATCCGCACCGATCAATATGGCGGCAGTTTCGAGAATCGCACCCGATTTTTGTTTGAGGTGATTGATGCGGTAAAGCATACCGCAGGTAAGGACTATCCTGTGGGAATCCGCATCAATGGCAACGATTATATTGAAAACGGGTGGGAACTTAAAGATACCCTGCGCATTGCCCCCCTCTTGGAAAAGGCCGGGGTGGCCTATATCCATGTGTCCGGCGGTGTTTATGGATCCACGGAGTTGACTATCCCGTCCATGTATACGCCCCAGGGGTGTTTTATTCATATGGCTGAGGCGGTCAAGCAGGTGGTCAATGTGCCTGTAATCACCGTAGGACGGATCAAGGACCCTGAGATGGCCAATGCCGTCATCAGGGATGGGAAAGCGGATATGGTGGCATTGGGACGTTCCATTATTGCAGATCCGGAATATCCGAATAAGGCCAAATCCGGAAAAGCCTCCCTTATCCGGCCCTGTGTGGGGTGCTGCCTGGGGTGTATCCATGCCGTGCTTGCCAAGGAACCAGGTTCCTGTGTGGTCAATCCCGATGTGGGTCGGGAATATAAACTGGCCCAAGAAAAGGCACCGGAAAAAAGTCAGAAAATTCTTGTGGCCGGGGCCGGGCCTTCCGGGCTTGCTGCCGCAAGGATGTTTGCCCAAAGGGGGCATGAGGTGAAAATATTGGAAAAAGGTTCCGAGCAGGGCGGTTTGTTGGCCCTGGCTGCCACTGCACCCGGCAGGGAGGAGTTGGGCGATATTTTACGGTTTTTTAGAAATGAGCTTGAGCGTCTTGGTGTGGCCGTGGATTACAATACTCCGTTGTCATCGGAAGTTCTTAACTTCTTTGATCCTGATCATGTGATTCTGGCCACGGGTTCCATGCCGGATATGCCCGTGATCAAGGGGCTGTTTAAAAGCAAGATGAAGCTTATCACCAGTGTGGATGTCTTCACCGATGCACACGCTGCCGGTGACAGGGTGATTGTGCTCGGCGGCGGGTTCACCGGACTGATCACGGCCCATAAATTGGGCGATATGGGAAAAGAGGTAGTGGTCCTGAACCGCAAAAAAAGTTTTGCCGAAGAGATGTCCTCCAATGACCGGTATTATCTGCGTGAACGCCTGAAGGCCTGCGGCGTAGTTTTATATAAGATGGTGACGGTTAAATCCTTTACCGATCATGGCGTAAGCTTTACATCCAAGGGAGAACCCGTAACCCTTGAAGGGTTTGATACTGTTGTCATTTCGGAAAAACATCAGCCGGTCAGGGATGCCAAACACTTGGAAAAACAAAGCCGGGCAAAATTCCATATGATCGGAGATGCCAAAACACCCAGGCATTTAATGTTTTGCGTTGCCGAGGCTGAAGAAGCGGGCCGGTCGATATGATTATTAATCATGGGCTGACCTGTTTTTTTTCACCGTGCTTCAGCCCATGGCTGTTATTTCCTGCACCGCGCCACTCAGGTTTTTGGATGAAATCTGCCTGATTTTTATCCCTGCGCTGGACAACACATATCCCGGGCCTTTGTGGGAAACATCCTCTTTGATTCCCGCATGGGTGATTTTTTGATCAACCAGCCACTCTGCCACACGGATTCCCTTTGCCGTGGAAACGGTGCAATAAGGATTGTGCATGAACTTTTGTGAATCAATGGTATGATTATCTGTGCGAAGGTGGAGTACGACAAAATACGGGGCTTCTCCGAAATGGGCGCTGATATGACCGCTTTTATCCGACAGGGGCAACGCCCAAATATCATGGGTCCGAACTTTGGGTTCATAATGAATGGTTATTTTCTCGATATTCGGAATCTGAGCTATAATCCGATTTTCGATTGCCTCACTGATTTTGTGTGCCGCTTCAAGATCGCTGATATTTAAAATGATCTCTGCCTGGATAAACCGATATCGCCCGGCATTGCGTCCGATCAGAGATTTGATCTCATCCACAGCCGGTTCTTCACGGATCAGGCTGCGTATTTTTTCCAGGGTGGGAAAATCAATAGATGCATCCAGAAGGACCCGCATGCCGTCAGACAAAAGGGCCCCTCCGGTTTTTGCAATGAAAAGAATAATCAATGCTGCGCCAAGTCGGTCAATGGATATTCCCATAATCTCGGTCTGCAGATCAAAATAGCTGAACAGGACAGATACCAGGACCACAATGGATGACAGGACATCCACCTGGCGATGGCGGCCTTCAGCAATAAGGACCGGAGACCGGGTCTTTTTTCCGACGCGGAGGGCATATTGTCCAAACAGGAATATTGAAAGGCTGCTGCCGGCCAAAAGATAAATGGAAATCGGCGTGATTTTCACAAGGCTGTCGCTCGCAGAGAAGATCTGTTTAACGATTTCATAGCCGGCAATAAAAATAAAAAGGGAAATGGCTACCGAAGCTACATTTTCGAGTTTGTAAAGCCCAAGGGGAAAGGACCGGGTTTTGCGGGTAGAGAGCTTGATGCCGCCGTAAATAACCAAAGATGCCACGGCATCTGTTCCAGAATCAATGGCACTGGCTGTAATGGCTAAGCTACCGGTAAGAATAGCAAGGGGTACCTTTACAAGCGTTAAAATTAGGTTCAGTAAAAATGCCAGGCCTGCAATTTTAAATATTTGACGAGTTTCTAAGGTTTTATCCATGACTGGTTCTATGTTTACAGCGTCTCAATCAGTTTTGTACCTTTATGCTATCATTAATATTGCGTAAAAGCCAAAATTAAAAATCAGGGCGCCCGATAATAGCCAAACCTGCTGTCCTATGGAATTTATGGATGATGCTTTTCTTAAGATATACCTCCGGTGGATTTAATTGGAAATCAAACGTATTTTTTATTTCCAGGATAGAGTGAAGATGATAAATTGCATCGCAATGATATCTCACCCGCAATTTTTTAACTGATATTAAGGCCGAATCATGGAACGAATTCTGATTATCATGGCATCCGGTGCTTTGGGCTCCCTGTTTTTTTTCTGGTTTTCCCATAGCGTGAAGAAAAAGGCGTCCGTCAGGCAGTTTATTGAATCCCATTTGTGGCTGATGCATCCCAACGCCATCTGCTACTGGCGTACAGGTCTTGCTTTCTTGGGTTTCTTTTTCTATTTTTTTTCGCCCTATCAATCTTTGGCCATCTTTATTTTCACATTTGCTGCTATTCTTGACGGGGTTGACGGGGTTGTGGCAAGGGGGTGCAATCTGGTGTCCCGGTTGGGAGAGTGGCTGGACCCCATGTGCGACAAACTCACCTATCTGCCCCCCCTGGTGGGATTTGCTTATACGCCCAATTCATTCACAGGCGTGCCTATTCTTTCCCCTAAATTGATCTGGATTCTTGTGGCGATTGAACTGGTGGGACAATTTTTTGTCCGCAGGATGCTGGCCTGGCTCAAGGTGTCCGGGGCGGCCAACAACTTCGGGAAAATCAAGGCCATTATCTGCTTTGCCCTGGTGATTCTTTGCGCCCTGATGGATGCCAATCCCGGAATGCTGAACATTGGTGACGGGGTCCTTTGGTCCTGCATCGTACTTTCTGCGGCATCCATGATTTTTAAATTTGTTCCCAATCGGCTTTATGCCGATATTCTGTCCATGCTCAATTTCATGTGCGGTGTCACCAGCCTGATTCTGACCTATCATCATTTTTATGCCTGGGCCATCTGCGTCATCATTATGGGCCAGCTTTTTGACCTGTTTGACGGGCGCATGGCACTCAAACACGGGGGTACCAAGTACGGTCCCTGGTTGGACGATATTGCTGATTTTGTCAGCTTCGGCCTGGCCCCGGCCTATATGGTGATCATGAGGGGCGGAACCTTTGCCCTGTTTTTTGCCGTGATTTATGTGGTGGGTGTCGCATTCCGTCTGGTGCGCTTTGTCACCAAGGATAAAGGCCGCACGGATCTGCCGGCCGGTATTTTTAACGGATTTCCAAGTCCGGCCGGCGCCCTGATCGTTTTAGGGACCTCCCTTGTGTCCGGTCCCATACTGCTCTGGTTTTTTACTGCGGTGTCCACGGTCTTGATGGTCAGCAATATCCGGTTTGCCCATTTGGGCCGGGTGATTCTCAAACAGATCCCCAAACCCATTTTTTTCCTGATTTCTGCGACCATAATTGTGATTTTAGCCT
Encoded here:
- a CDS encoding cation diffusion facilitator family transporter encodes the protein MDKTLETRQIFKIAGLAFLLNLILTLVKVPLAILTGSLAITASAIDSGTDAVASLVIYGGIKLSTRKTRSFPLGLYKLENVASVAISLFIFIAGYEIVKQIFSASDSLVKITPISIYLLAGSSLSIFLFGQYALRVGKKTRSPVLIAEGRHRQVDVLSSIVVLVSVLFSYFDLQTEIMGISIDRLGAALIILFIAKTGGALLSDGMRVLLDASIDFPTLEKIRSLIREEPAVDEIKSLIGRNAGRYRFIQAEIILNISDLEAAHKISEAIENRIIAQIPNIEKITIHYEPKVRTHDIWALPLSDKSGHISAHFGEAPYFVVLHLRTDNHTIDSQKFMHNPYCTVSTAKGIRVAEWLVDQKITHAGIKEDVSHKGPGYVLSSAGIKIRQISSKNLSGAVQEITAMG
- a CDS encoding STAS domain-containing protein, which gives rise to MSEIVNSADQTIVKPGEDVVASMAEAFKGELLSAVDSSQGTLVIDLDGVNMVDSVGIGVIIAAHNSLSHSNRKLKVINVAQDIYGLFSTMRLNRRFTVEAA
- a CDS encoding class I adenylate-forming enzyme family protein, producing MIITDILRQNNALYPEKAALIERTPATGRRTQITWSDFYGQSVQTANALQAKGVKKGDKVVQLMTNCLEWLPIYFGVLYTGAWIVPLNFRFESDKIRLCTVTAEAKIFIFGPEFVDRLEEIRQELSQFVELWIYTEPENDCPDWACSFKQFICEADRLTPPDVEITPEDDAALYFTSGTTGTPKAVLHTHRALRHACDVENDHHRQTHDDVFLCIPPLYHTGAKMHWMGSFLVGGKCVLLNGVKSEWIIEAVSEEKCTIVWLLVPWAHDIVIAIDSGQIKPADYNLSQWRLMHIGAQPVPPSLILNWRKHFPGQDYDTNYGLTESSGPGCVHLGVENADRIGPVGLPGYGWQARIVDKQGSQLPFGETGELIVKGPGVMKAYYKDPEATAKTIKDGWLFTGDMARYDKDGFIWLVDRKKDVIIYGGENIFPVEIENFFLKHEKIRDIAVIGVPDERLGEIPTGIISLKPNTMMCEQDVLDFQSKLPRYKQLKKIFFGDVPRNPTGKIEKPRLRRIYAEDKRKSMDLLLK
- a CDS encoding oxidoreductase, whose amino-acid sequence is MLSELFSPIRIQHMEVKNRLLMSAMSINFGVDENCHVTDQLTEYFATRAKGGVGMILVGGGGVHPSGQELPDLPQMYEDSCIPSLKRMVNRIKEYDVCFGVQLLHGGRQSYLPEKVAPSAIPAPAVVKGPVRALEIEEIKNLAICFGQAARRCREAGFDFIELHGAHGYLINQFLAPNSNIRTDQYGGSFENRTRFLFEVIDAVKHTAGKDYPVGIRINGNDYIENGWELKDTLRIAPLLEKAGVAYIHVSGGVYGSTELTIPSMYTPQGCFIHMAEAVKQVVNVPVITVGRIKDPEMANAVIRDGKADMVALGRSIIADPEYPNKAKSGKASLIRPCVGCCLGCIHAVLAKEPGSCVVNPDVGREYKLAQEKAPEKSQKILVAGAGPSGLAAARMFAQRGHEVKILEKGSEQGGLLALAATAPGREELGDILRFFRNELERLGVAVDYNTPLSSEVLNFFDPDHVILATGSMPDMPVIKGLFKSKMKLITSVDVFTDAHAAGDRVIVLGGGFTGLITAHKLGDMGKEVVVLNRKKSFAEEMSSNDRYYLRERLKACGVVLYKMVTVKSFTDHGVSFTSKGEPVTLEGFDTVVISEKHQPVRDAKHLEKQSRAKFHMIGDAKTPRHLMFCVAEAEEAGRSI
- the dnaK gene encoding molecular chaperone DnaK, which codes for MGKIIGIDLGTTNSCVAVMEPGGEVKIITNAEGGRTTPSIVAVTESGERIVGQTAKRQAVTNPENTIFGVKRLIGRKFNSKEVQNDIPILPYIIEAAANGDTRINIRGKQYSPAEISSFILANIKKTAEDYLGEAVTEAVITVPAYFNDSQRQATKDAGKIAGLEVKRIINEPTAASLAYGLDKKGEEKIAVFDLGGGTFDVSVLEIGDGVFEVKSTHGDTHLGGEDFDLRIIDYLASEFKKDQGIDLRNDKMALQRLKEAAEKAKMELSTSTETSINLPFITADASGPKHLDIKLTRAKLESLVSDLLDKLEMPCKTALKDAHMKPGDVDEVVLVGGMTRMPAVQERVEKIFGKKPHKGVNPDEVVAMGAAVQAGVLQGDVNDVLLLDVTPLSLGIETLGGVMTRLIEKNTTVPTKKSQVFSTAADNQPAVSIHVLQGERQMAADNKTLGQFELSDIPPAPRGVPQIEVTFDIDANGIVHVSAKDKATGKEQSIQITAASGLSEDEIQRMVKDAELHADEDKKKRELVDTKNQAEALVDQTKKTLKEHGSKVDEATRKSIEDAAEALKQAKDSDNLEDIKAKIETLSQASHKLAEVMYQQAQTDSQAGQAAGTNAGSTSDDDDVVDADFEEVKKDK
- a CDS encoding LolA family protein, which produces MKYMLTRLTPCAMTIFISMLLVTVPCNAAQSLDAQTAKIVSGIEAKYANKSFIADFEQASRLTALDVTEIAKGRAWFSHPGKMKWVYDSSDNHEIITNGKNLWIYRPEENQVMIGDAAPFFQSGSGGAFLADIHKIRKEFTVEPGKSGKNFAQLVLTPKKETPELAKIRITVNLPGYEIPVVETENIYGDITKFIFTNIQFSTFDEQIFEFTPLPGTEIIEMD
- the grpE gene encoding nucleotide exchange factor GrpE, which encodes MVLKENKNKADGKEEKTDSPDTPETDEQKNSDEGNNPEGKDDHKGVEDQLNAEKDKVLRLSAEFENFKKRKQREIDDFKKFANETVFRQLLSVVDNLERAIGSATDAVEETSLLEGVKLTHKELLKLFESFSVKPVEAENQPFDPNFHQAVTHAQNNDVPDNTVTDVLQKGYLLHDRLLRPAMVVVSKRVETQTQEPTEEE
- the nadA gene encoding quinolinate synthase NadA translates to MTTKNSTLHQKIRDLAKAKKAIILAHNYQSAPIQDVADLCGDSLEMSIKAAATDADIIICCGVRFMAETAAILCPDKIVLMPNPEAGCPMADMVTPEALVRRKGDLGGIPVITYVNSSAAVKAVSDICCTSANVIKVVNALKEKEVLMTPDRNLARYAAANTDKKIHLWDGYCPFHNDLSIEAVKASKAAHPKALFVVHPECRPDVLELADSIQSTSGMIRFAGESSADQFILGTEIGLIHAISKALPEKKFFPVSDQLVCPDMKKTQLQDIWNCLEKMSGRVVVEEAIRIKAMNAVKTMINIK